A part of Halogeometricum sp. S3BR5-2 genomic DNA contains:
- a CDS encoding molybdopterin molybdotransferase MoeA: MSDAEPIRRAAAVERLLELRAARPDAPTERVELAAAAGRTLAEPVVAGRDVPERDRATMDGFALAADDDYPLTVVGEVFPEDDAPTIRRGEAVEIATGAPLPPEADAVLMREDATVGDGRLSGPSLASGTNVYPAGATAAAGERLLSAGETVDPRHAALLRDVGADAVTAERRLSVGVLATGTEIREGRQPDRDSEMLANLVRRWGHRAAILDAVPDEEAAVREGIEAAAADHDAVLTTGGTSVGHADHVVGVLAEHETLFRGVALRPGRPVAAATVRGTPVFALPGKPMAAHAAATLVLRPYFVGRDRLPTVEATCAARVTLPGGENEYEYAIPVTLEDGSGPAVGPGAGSELTDPPTATPLGHAASSFPLYGERFAPGRVASSTRIALADGVVLTRAAVEKGERVAVVPYGVVE, encoded by the coding sequence GTGAGCGACGCCGAGCCGATTCGGCGGGCGGCCGCGGTCGAACGCCTGCTCGAACTGCGCGCCGCGCGGCCCGACGCGCCGACGGAACGGGTCGAACTCGCCGCGGCCGCCGGTCGGACGCTGGCCGAACCGGTCGTCGCCGGGCGTGACGTGCCCGAACGCGACCGGGCGACGATGGACGGGTTCGCCCTCGCGGCCGACGACGACTACCCGCTGACCGTCGTCGGCGAGGTGTTTCCCGAGGACGACGCGCCGACGATACGGCGGGGAGAAGCCGTCGAGATAGCCACCGGCGCGCCGCTTCCCCCCGAGGCGGACGCGGTGCTGATGCGCGAGGACGCGACCGTCGGGGACGGCCGCCTGTCCGGTCCCTCGCTCGCGTCGGGGACGAACGTCTACCCGGCGGGCGCGACGGCGGCGGCCGGCGAGCGTCTGCTCTCGGCGGGCGAGACCGTCGACCCGCGACACGCGGCGCTCCTCCGGGACGTCGGCGCCGACGCCGTGACCGCAGAGCGACGCCTGAGCGTCGGCGTCCTCGCCACAGGAACGGAGATTCGCGAGGGGCGGCAACCGGACCGCGACTCGGAGATGCTGGCGAACCTCGTCCGCCGGTGGGGTCACCGCGCGGCGATTCTCGACGCCGTCCCCGACGAGGAGGCGGCGGTCCGCGAGGGAATCGAGGCCGCCGCGGCGGACCACGACGCCGTGCTGACGACCGGCGGCACGAGCGTCGGGCACGCGGACCACGTCGTCGGGGTGCTCGCCGAACACGAGACGCTGTTTCGCGGCGTCGCGCTCAGGCCCGGCCGACCGGTCGCCGCGGCGACGGTGAGGGGAACGCCCGTGTTCGCCCTGCCGGGGAAACCGATGGCCGCCCACGCGGCGGCGACGCTGGTGCTCCGGCCCTACTTCGTCGGACGCGACCGACTGCCGACCGTCGAGGCGACGTGCGCGGCGCGAGTGACCCTGCCGGGGGGCGAGAACGAATACGAGTACGCCATTCCGGTGACGCTGGAAGACGGCTCAGGTCCGGCGGTGGGGCCGGGGGCGGGGTCGGAGTTGACGGACCCGCCGACGGCGACCCCCCTCGGACACGCCGCCTCGTCGTTTCCGCTGTACGGGGAGCGGTTCGCGCCGGGACGGGTCGCGTCGAGCACGCGAATCGCGCTGGCCGACGGCGTGGTCCTGACCCGCGCGGCCGTCGAGAAGGGGGAACGGGTCGCCGTCGTCCCGTACGGCGTCGTGGAGTGA
- a CDS encoding ABC transporter ATP-binding protein has protein sequence MPPDHGGFERVRDNVDGHPMVSLLAYARTYWVRLTFGVLAAFLTRFARLVPPIVVAAAIDRAIRQSGETGMLTDLGVLPAAQITTQAARLALLERLVAVAVLAYLVRSVTRFVSRYLLQATAQKVQRDLRNDTYDHIQHLSMSFFVDHQTGGLMSILNSDINRLEQFLNTEFRQLIRVIATVGGIAFVLWTYSPKLALVALAPVPIIGVASGRFLTWIEPRYKSIRETVARLNTRLENNLGGAAVIKAFDRYGFERERVAEQSQAYHDEKVSALRIRRGFFAALRLLTGVVFVVVLFVGGTDIITGVPGENGALTLGGFTLFFLLLRRLYSPMRRVGKSANKYQLAMSSAERVFGLLGRDPEVTSPESPHRPETVAGDVEFDSVTFSYGDRDPVLRNVSLDVPAGDTVGLAGPTGAGKSTLLKLIARFHDVDGDGPADGAVRVDGVDVRDYDLQALRDEIGIVEQDPYLFSGTVAENIAYGDADALEAEWYGEDDEATRERVVAAAEAAEADAFVRDLPEGYDTRVGERGVKLSGGQRQRIAIARALLNDPAIIVFDEATSDVDTETEELIQESLDRLVEERTAFVIAHRLSTIRDADQIIVLEEGEITERGTHDDLVAADGAYADLWGRQADAAAPEATADD, from the coding sequence ATGCCACCGGACCACGGCGGTTTCGAACGCGTCCGCGACAACGTCGACGGTCACCCGATGGTGAGCCTCCTCGCCTACGCGCGGACGTACTGGGTCCGGCTGACGTTCGGCGTCCTCGCCGCGTTCCTGACGCGGTTCGCTCGACTCGTCCCGCCCATCGTCGTCGCGGCGGCCATCGACCGGGCCATCCGCCAGTCGGGGGAGACGGGGATGCTGACCGACCTCGGGGTTCTGCCGGCGGCGCAGATAACCACGCAGGCGGCGCGGCTCGCCCTCCTCGAACGCCTCGTCGCCGTCGCCGTCCTCGCGTATCTCGTCCGGTCGGTGACGCGGTTCGTCTCCCGATACCTCCTGCAGGCGACGGCGCAGAAGGTCCAACGGGACCTCCGGAACGACACCTACGACCACATCCAACACCTCTCGATGTCCTTCTTCGTCGACCACCAGACCGGCGGGCTGATGTCCATCCTCAACAGCGACATCAACCGGCTGGAGCAGTTCCTCAACACGGAGTTCCGTCAGCTCATCCGCGTCATCGCCACGGTCGGCGGCATCGCGTTCGTGCTGTGGACGTACTCGCCGAAACTCGCTCTGGTGGCGCTGGCGCCCGTCCCGATAATCGGCGTGGCGAGCGGTCGCTTCCTCACGTGGATCGAACCGCGGTACAAATCCATCCGCGAGACGGTCGCGCGGCTGAATACCCGGCTGGAGAACAACCTCGGCGGCGCGGCGGTCATCAAGGCGTTCGACCGCTACGGCTTCGAGCGCGAACGCGTCGCCGAGCAGAGTCAGGCCTACCACGACGAGAAGGTCTCGGCGCTGCGGATTCGCCGCGGGTTCTTCGCGGCGCTTCGACTGCTCACCGGCGTCGTCTTCGTCGTCGTCCTGTTCGTCGGCGGCACCGACATCATCACCGGCGTGCCGGGCGAGAACGGCGCGCTGACGCTCGGGGGATTCACGCTCTTTTTCCTCCTGCTCCGTCGTCTGTACTCGCCGATGCGCCGGGTCGGCAAGTCCGCCAACAAGTACCAACTCGCGATGTCCAGCGCCGAGCGAGTGTTCGGCCTCCTCGGGCGCGACCCCGAGGTGACGAGCCCCGAGTCGCCGCACCGCCCCGAGACGGTCGCGGGCGACGTCGAGTTCGACTCGGTCACGTTCTCCTACGGCGACCGCGACCCCGTCCTCCGAAACGTCTCCCTCGACGTGCCCGCCGGCGACACCGTCGGCCTCGCGGGGCCGACGGGCGCGGGGAAGTCGACGCTCCTGAAACTCATCGCCCGCTTCCACGACGTCGACGGCGACGGCCCCGCCGACGGCGCCGTCCGCGTCGACGGCGTCGACGTCCGCGACTACGACCTCCAGGCGCTCCGCGACGAAATCGGCATCGTCGAGCAGGACCCGTACCTGTTCTCCGGGACGGTGGCCGAGAACATCGCCTACGGCGACGCCGACGCCTTGGAGGCCGAGTGGTACGGCGAGGACGACGAGGCGACCCGCGAGCGAGTCGTCGCGGCGGCGGAGGCGGCGGAGGCCGACGCCTTCGTCCGCGACCTCCCCGAGGGCTACGACACGCGCGTCGGCGAGCGAGGGGTGAAGCTCTCGGGCGGCCAGCGCCAGCGCATCGCCATCGCTCGAGCCCTGTTGAACGACCCCGCCATCATCGTCTTCGACGAGGCCACCTCCGACGTCGACACCGAGACGGAGGAACTCATCCAGGAGAGCCTCGACCGACTTGTCGAAGAGCGGACCGCGTTCGTCATCGCCCACCGCCTCTCGACCATCCGCGACGCCGACCAGATAATCGTGCTGGAGGAGGGCGAAATCACCGAGCGGGGTACGCACGACGACCTCGTCGCCGCCGACGGCGCGTACGCCGACCTCTGGGGTCGGCAGGCCGACGCGGCGGCGCCGGAGGCGACGGCGGACGACTGA
- a CDS encoding (2Fe-2S)-binding protein, whose product MAEHDITLTVNGTEHELEVESRTLLVHALRDQLGYTGANVGCETSTCGACTVHLDGDAVKSCTLLAVQADGATLDTVEGLADHGEFHPIQTGFQQEHGLQCGYCTPGMMMTATDLLEENPDPSREEIREGLEGNLCRCTGYQNIVNAVENAAETMGSGAVADGGSVEERAEGDAGCASGPSPGAETADRCEVRWPDEGESR is encoded by the coding sequence ATGGCAGAACACGACATCACGCTGACGGTCAACGGGACAGAACACGAACTCGAAGTCGAGTCGCGGACGCTGCTCGTCCACGCCCTGCGGGACCAACTCGGCTACACCGGCGCGAACGTCGGTTGTGAGACCAGCACGTGCGGCGCGTGTACGGTCCACCTCGACGGCGACGCGGTCAAGTCGTGCACGCTCTTGGCCGTTCAGGCCGACGGCGCGACGCTGGACACCGTCGAGGGACTCGCGGACCACGGCGAGTTCCACCCTATCCAGACCGGCTTCCAACAGGAGCACGGCCTCCAGTGCGGCTACTGCACGCCCGGGATGATGATGACGGCGACGGACCTCCTCGAAGAGAATCCCGACCCCTCCCGCGAGGAGATTCGGGAGGGCCTCGAAGGCAACCTCTGCCGCTGCACGGGCTATCAGAACATCGTCAACGCCGTCGAGAACGCCGCCGAGACGATGGGTTCCGGCGCCGTCGCCGACGGCGGGTCCGTCGAGGAACGCGCGGAGGGCGACGCCGGATGCGCCTCGGGACCGAGTCCCGGCGCGGAGACGGCCGACCGCTGCGAGGTCCGCTGGCCCGACGAGGGTGAGAGCCGATGA
- a CDS encoding xanthine dehydrogenase family protein molybdopterin-binding subunit — translation MSIDSLDPDDVDAADILGSAIERREDPSLLTGDAEYTDDIQLPEMLHMAILRSQHGHAEIEDVDASAAEEMDGVVAVYTHDDVADEAVSRDGSLLIPTGWLLESLRQVDHPVLAKDRVRYQGDAIAVVVAEDRYVAHDATNAVDVSYDRLDASADPAAALDGEAGQLHDDAEGNVAFDWEIGDEERTAEAFDDAAHTVSLELENQLLIANAMEPRAAVADYHPGSDELDVFMTSQNPHLHRLLMSGVIGHPEHKLRVKAPDVGGGFGCKIHHYADEALVALVARDLERPVKWTSRRTEGYKTDAPGRGHITTAELAMDDDANITGLRVDTKANLGAYLSTFAPAVPTYLYGTLLSGQYDIPAIHASVTGAYTNVPPVDAYRGAGRPEASFLVERLASLGAREAGVDPAEFRQKNFVPDDAFPYQTQVAVEYDSGEYGKPMAKALEAVDYDAFRERQKEAREEGRYLGIGFSCYIEACGLAPSELAGQLGAQAGLWESSLVRFHPSGTVTAFCGTSGHGQGHGTTYAQIVANELGIPYEDVEVVEGDTDEIPQGMGTYGSRSAAVGGSALVKSSQKLVEKAREIAAHQLEADPADVEFAGGEFAVSGTDRSLGIKEIAQQSYLAHDMPDDMEPGLEATSFYDPDNFVFPFGTHVAVVEVDPESGEIEFENYVAVDDVGNQINPKIVEGQIHGGVAQGIGQALYEGAVYDDNAQLLTGSMQDYAVPKSLHIPDMETESTVTPCPHNPLGVKGVGEAGTIAAPQAVVNAVTDALEPFGVDTVEMPMTAERVWTAVNEQATADGGDGARDADAATTEEGGEN, via the coding sequence ATGAGCATCGACTCGCTTGACCCCGACGACGTCGACGCCGCGGACATCCTCGGCTCGGCCATCGAACGCCGGGAGGACCCCTCGCTCCTCACGGGCGACGCGGAGTACACCGACGACATCCAACTGCCGGAGATGCTCCACATGGCGATTCTCCGGAGCCAGCACGGCCACGCGGAAATCGAGGACGTGGACGCGAGCGCCGCCGAGGAGATGGACGGCGTCGTCGCCGTCTACACCCACGACGACGTGGCCGACGAGGCGGTGTCGCGCGACGGGTCGCTGCTCATCCCGACGGGGTGGCTCCTCGAAAGCCTCCGGCAGGTCGACCATCCGGTGCTGGCGAAGGACCGCGTCCGCTATCAGGGCGACGCCATCGCCGTCGTCGTCGCCGAGGACCGCTACGTCGCCCACGACGCGACGAACGCCGTCGACGTGAGCTACGACCGCCTCGACGCCTCGGCCGACCCGGCGGCGGCGCTCGACGGCGAGGCGGGGCAACTCCACGACGACGCAGAGGGCAACGTCGCCTTCGACTGGGAGATCGGCGACGAGGAGCGAACGGCAGAAGCGTTCGACGACGCGGCCCACACCGTCTCGCTCGAACTGGAGAACCAACTGCTCATCGCCAACGCGATGGAACCCCGCGCCGCGGTGGCCGACTACCACCCCGGGTCCGACGAACTGGACGTGTTCATGACCTCGCAGAACCCCCACCTGCACCGCCTGCTCATGTCGGGGGTCATCGGTCACCCCGAGCACAAACTGCGGGTGAAGGCGCCCGACGTGGGCGGCGGGTTCGGCTGTAAGATACACCACTACGCCGACGAGGCCCTCGTCGCCCTCGTCGCGCGGGACCTCGAACGCCCCGTCAAGTGGACCTCGCGGCGGACGGAGGGGTACAAGACCGACGCCCCCGGCCGCGGCCACATCACGACGGCGGAGTTGGCGATGGACGACGACGCGAACATCACGGGCCTGCGCGTGGACACGAAGGCGAACCTCGGCGCGTACCTCTCGACGTTCGCGCCCGCCGTCCCGACGTATCTGTACGGGACGCTCCTCTCCGGGCAGTACGACATCCCGGCCATCCACGCTTCGGTGACGGGTGCGTACACGAACGTCCCGCCGGTCGACGCCTACCGCGGCGCCGGCCGCCCCGAGGCGTCGTTCCTCGTCGAGCGACTCGCCTCCTTGGGGGCGCGCGAGGCGGGGGTCGACCCTGCGGAGTTTAGACAGAAGAACTTCGTCCCCGACGACGCCTTCCCCTACCAGACGCAGGTGGCCGTCGAGTACGACAGCGGCGAGTACGGCAAGCCGATGGCGAAGGCCTTGGAGGCGGTGGACTACGACGCCTTCCGCGAACGGCAGAAGGAGGCCCGCGAGGAGGGCCGATATCTCGGTATCGGCTTCTCCTGTTACATCGAGGCGTGCGGCCTCGCCCCCTCGGAACTCGCCGGGCAACTCGGCGCGCAGGCCGGCCTCTGGGAGTCCAGTCTGGTCCGGTTCCACCCCTCCGGCACCGTCACCGCCTTCTGCGGGACGTCCGGGCACGGGCAGGGCCACGGGACGACCTACGCCCAAATCGTCGCCAACGAACTCGGCATCCCGTACGAGGACGTCGAAGTCGTCGAGGGCGACACCGACGAGATACCGCAGGGGATGGGCACCTACGGCTCTCGCTCCGCCGCGGTCGGCGGCAGCGCCCTCGTGAAGAGTTCGCAGAAACTGGTCGAGAAGGCCCGCGAGATAGCGGCTCACCAACTCGAGGCCGACCCGGCCGACGTGGAGTTCGCGGGCGGGGAGTTCGCCGTCTCCGGCACCGACCGCTCGCTCGGCATCAAGGAGATAGCCCAGCAGTCCTACCTCGCGCACGATATGCCCGACGACATGGAACCGGGGCTGGAGGCCACCTCCTTCTACGACCCGGACAACTTCGTCTTCCCGTTCGGCACGCACGTCGCAGTCGTGGAGGTCGACCCCGAGTCGGGCGAAATCGAGTTCGAGAACTACGTCGCCGTCGACGACGTGGGCAACCAGATCAACCCCAAAATCGTCGAGGGGCAGATTCACGGCGGCGTCGCGCAGGGCATCGGACAGGCGCTCTACGAGGGCGCCGTCTACGACGACAACGCGCAGTTGCTGACGGGGTCGATGCAGGACTACGCGGTGCCGAAGTCGCTGCACATCCCCGACATGGAGACCGAATCGACCGTCACGCCGTGCCCGCACAATCCTCTGGGCGTGAAAGGGGTCGGCGAGGCGGGCACCATCGCCGCGCCGCAGGCCGTCGTCAACGCCGTCACCGACGCCCTCGAACCGTTCGGCGTCGACACCGTCGAGATGCCGATGACCGCCGAACGCGTGTGGACGGCCGTCAACGAGCAGGCGACGGCGGACGGCGGCGACGGGGCGAGAGATGCCGACGCCGCGACCACCGAAGAGGGAGGTGAGAACTGA
- a CDS encoding ABC transporter substrate-binding protein: MVRFTRRKLLRRAGASAVATAGIAGCVGGANESSRTTGESSDAGNGSVDSLTVAYVPIYPNMQQYVMTEEGYYENVPADVTVERFSSGPSVVKAFASGDVDAAFFGISPAMVLADKGTDAGILAANSRNGFKIMGTSELADLYEREGETAFEAFESEHGRKVRFGAPPDGSVPDVVLRYWIQEDLGAGEMERVVSKSNVPPAKAVQTVRSGDIDATIVQEPFATIIGRQEGFEELVWSGDVLENHPVTVLFANRRVLDDSDLSRSLVEQHAAATEFAADSPDAAAAHAASVIGSGVSEQLARAAMDSRASEFISDPHAITGQTATMGEFVASVGNIEEPVATEDLFAFGPYDALQR, translated from the coding sequence ATGGTTCGATTTACGCGCCGAAAGCTGCTCCGGAGGGCGGGTGCGAGTGCGGTCGCGACCGCGGGAATCGCCGGTTGCGTCGGCGGAGCGAACGAGTCGTCTCGCACGACGGGCGAATCGTCGGATGCCGGGAACGGGTCAGTCGACTCTCTGACCGTCGCGTACGTTCCGATCTATCCGAACATGCAGCAGTACGTGATGACGGAGGAGGGCTACTACGAGAACGTCCCGGCGGACGTCACGGTAGAGCGGTTCAGTTCGGGGCCGAGCGTCGTCAAGGCGTTCGCCAGCGGCGACGTCGACGCCGCGTTCTTCGGAATCTCTCCCGCGATGGTCCTCGCCGACAAGGGCACGGACGCCGGCATCCTCGCGGCGAACTCGCGGAACGGGTTCAAAATCATGGGGACGAGCGAACTCGCCGACCTGTACGAGCGGGAAGGCGAGACCGCGTTCGAGGCGTTCGAGAGCGAACACGGTCGGAAGGTGCGGTTCGGCGCCCCTCCGGACGGGAGCGTGCCCGACGTCGTGCTTCGATACTGGATTCAGGAGGACCTCGGCGCGGGCGAGATGGAGCGCGTCGTCAGCAAATCGAACGTCCCGCCGGCGAAGGCGGTCCAGACGGTTCGGTCGGGCGATATCGACGCGACGATCGTTCAGGAGCCGTTCGCGACGATTATCGGCCGGCAGGAGGGCTTCGAGGAACTCGTCTGGTCCGGCGACGTCCTCGAGAATCACCCGGTCACGGTGCTGTTCGCGAACCGCCGGGTGCTCGACGATAGCGACCTCTCCCGGTCGCTCGTCGAACAGCACGCCGCGGCGACCGAGTTCGCGGCGGACTCGCCGGACGCGGCCGCCGCGCACGCCGCGTCCGTAATCGGGTCCGGAGTGAGCGAGCAACTCGCGAGGGCCGCCATGGACTCGCGGGCGTCCGAGTTCATCTCCGACCCGCACGCGATCACCGGCCAGACCGCGACGATGGGCGAGTTCGTCGCGAGCGTCGGGAACATCGAGGAACCGGTCGCGACCGAGGACCTGTTCGCGTTCGGGCCTTACGACGCACTCCAGCGATGA
- a CDS encoding CoxG family protein, with protein MEFSGTFELEGSSVEEVWLALSDPVLVEESLPGCQFLVEVDDPDPDFDALRERTADRDVELTGDPEVIAGRAFEEGNHYAALMQISVGPVNPTFETVVTIDERDYPEMSAVGEGSSSNSSFEMSSGMTLSETEDGTAVDWETEADVFGKVAQMGQRVVNPVANRVVKRFFSSVEDKLDEQRLSDVDTEGDAAESDGAESDRGLVDRVLGRSSDSD; from the coding sequence ATGGAGTTTAGCGGGACGTTCGAGCTGGAGGGTTCGTCCGTCGAGGAGGTGTGGCTCGCCCTCTCGGACCCCGTCCTGGTCGAGGAGTCGCTCCCCGGCTGTCAGTTCTTGGTCGAAGTCGACGACCCGGACCCCGACTTCGACGCCCTGCGCGAACGGACGGCCGACCGGGACGTCGAACTGACCGGCGACCCGGAGGTCATCGCCGGGCGAGCGTTCGAGGAGGGCAACCACTACGCCGCCCTGATGCAGATAAGCGTCGGTCCGGTGAACCCGACGTTCGAGACGGTGGTCACCATCGACGAGCGCGACTACCCGGAGATGTCCGCCGTCGGCGAGGGCTCCTCCAGCAACAGTTCCTTCGAGATGTCCTCCGGAATGACGCTCTCGGAGACCGAGGACGGAACCGCCGTCGACTGGGAGACGGAGGCCGACGTGTTCGGCAAGGTGGCGCAGATGGGCCAACGGGTCGTCAACCCCGTCGCCAACCGCGTCGTCAAGCGGTTCTTCTCGTCGGTCGAGGACAAATTGGACGAACAGCGGCTCTCGGACGTCGATACCGAGGGCGACGCGGCGGAGTCGGACGGGGCGGAGAGCGACCGCGGACTCGTCGACCGGGTGCTCGGTCGGTCGAGCGATTCGGACTAA
- a CDS encoding HalOD1 output domain-containing protein has translation MSDTHSTVTPSPRSASENIMYEIVATVAEAKGCDPTTLRPIAEVMNTEAVETVLSNPEVTISLGFEYEGGLVRVSEAGVEYEVTDE, from the coding sequence ATGTCCGACACACACTCGACGGTCACGCCCAGTCCGCGAAGCGCCAGCGAGAACATCATGTACGAAATCGTCGCGACGGTCGCCGAGGCGAAGGGCTGCGACCCGACGACCCTGCGCCCCATCGCCGAGGTGATGAACACCGAGGCCGTCGAGACCGTGCTCTCGAACCCGGAGGTCACCATCTCCCTCGGCTTCGAGTACGAGGGCGGCCTCGTGCGGGTGAGCGAGGCGGGCGTCGAGTACGAAGTGACCGACGAGTAG
- a CDS encoding CopG family ribbon-helix-helix protein, whose product MTVVSVSMPEELLNRIDQFADDHGYTGRSEVLREASRNLLGEFEDKKLEDRELMGIVTVVFDYETTSVEEKMMHLRHEHEDIVASNFHSHVGGHHCMELFVLEGSLEEISTFVGKIRATKDTLTIDYSVLPVDDFGPLAGMD is encoded by the coding sequence ATGACGGTCGTCAGCGTTTCGATGCCTGAGGAGCTTCTCAACCGAATCGACCAGTTCGCGGACGACCACGGCTACACCGGGCGGAGCGAAGTCCTCCGCGAGGCGAGCCGAAATCTCCTCGGCGAGTTCGAGGACAAGAAACTGGAGGACCGCGAACTGATGGGAATCGTCACGGTCGTCTTCGATTACGAAACGACGAGCGTCGAGGAGAAGATGATGCACCTCCGTCACGAACACGAGGACATCGTCGCCTCGAACTTCCACAGCCACGTCGGCGGCCACCACTGCATGGAACTGTTCGTGTTGGAGGGCTCACTCGAGGAGATATCGACGTTCGTCGGGAAGATCAGAGCGACGAAGGACACGCTCACGATAGACTACTCGGTGCTGCCCGTGGACGACTTCGGACCGCTCGCGGGCATGGACTGA
- a CDS encoding FAD binding domain-containing protein, whose amino-acid sequence MFPDEFDYYEAESVSEAVDLLEEHAMEETELLAGGHSLLPAMKTGLSSPDVLIDISGVEELRGVSGDGDTLTIGAMTRYSEVLDADDAHEHAPALTAAIEQLGDRQVRNRGTVGGNLSHADPASDLPGPALVSDATLVVHGPDGERSVPAEEFFFGMYATDLGPSELLVRVELPSADGAVGTYAKKPSPASGYPMVGVSALVATDGDAVSSVKVAANGVMDHGVRLEPVEDALTGETLGDDAIEAAASRAADDLDEAMMMDDLQASAAFRAQLLEVYTKRALQDASERVSASAAAD is encoded by the coding sequence ATGTTCCCCGACGAGTTCGACTACTACGAGGCCGAGTCGGTCTCGGAGGCGGTCGACCTGCTCGAAGAGCACGCGATGGAAGAGACCGAACTGCTGGCGGGGGGACACAGCCTGCTCCCGGCGATGAAGACGGGGCTGTCCAGCCCCGACGTCCTGATAGACATCAGCGGCGTCGAGGAGTTGCGAGGGGTCTCCGGCGACGGGGACACGCTGACCATCGGGGCGATGACGCGCTACAGCGAGGTGCTCGACGCCGACGACGCGCACGAGCACGCGCCGGCGCTGACGGCGGCCATCGAGCAGTTGGGGGACAGACAGGTCCGGAACAGAGGAACAGTCGGCGGAAACCTCTCGCACGCCGACCCGGCGTCGGACCTGCCGGGGCCGGCGCTCGTCTCGGACGCGACGCTCGTCGTCCACGGTCCGGACGGCGAGCGCTCGGTCCCCGCCGAGGAGTTCTTCTTCGGCATGTACGCGACGGACCTCGGCCCGAGCGAACTGCTGGTGCGCGTGGAACTGCCGTCGGCGGACGGCGCCGTCGGGACGTACGCGAAGAAACCGAGTCCGGCGTCGGGCTACCCGATGGTCGGCGTCTCGGCGCTCGTCGCGACGGACGGCGACGCCGTCTCCTCCGTCAAGGTGGCCGCCAACGGCGTGATGGACCACGGCGTCCGACTCGAACCCGTCGAGGACGCCCTGACGGGCGAAACCCTCGGCGACGACGCCATCGAGGCGGCCGCGAGTCGCGCGGCGGACGACCTTGACGAGGCGATGATGATGGACGACCTGCAGGCCTCGGCGGCGTTCCGCGCCCAACTGCTGGAGGTGTACACGAAGCGGGCGTTGCAGGACGCGAGCGAACGCGTCTCGGCGTCCGCCGCGGCCGACTGA
- a CDS encoding AAA family ATPase has protein sequence MTDRPTTAFADVTEAEIRAAFDAEDYVAEDDIVTTVLLALRLGKPLLVEGEPGAGKTELAKVLAARFGSELVRLQCYEGLTAEHALYEWNYAKQLLAVQSGGSPVDRADGGSPTTDADADPRDPSVFTEEYLLERPLLRALRADADRPPVLLVDEIDRADDEFEALLLEVLSDFQVSVPELGTVRAERPPVVVVTSNRTRALSDALKRRCLYLHVSPPSFEKETAILERKVPELDGLVASELAAMAARLREEPLRKPPGAAETIDWARAVAALRDGGGDGAVGTADAGSAADADGPGTDGELAPETVRNTLGCLLKEVEDVERVDDRLLEELLAAAERARSEA, from the coding sequence ATGACGGACCGACCGACGACGGCGTTCGCCGACGTGACCGAGGCGGAGATACGCGCGGCGTTCGACGCGGAGGACTACGTCGCCGAGGACGACATCGTCACGACGGTGCTGTTGGCGCTCCGTCTCGGCAAACCCCTCCTCGTCGAGGGCGAACCCGGTGCGGGGAAGACGGAACTCGCCAAGGTGCTGGCCGCGCGCTTCGGCTCCGAACTGGTTCGACTCCAGTGCTACGAGGGACTCACGGCCGAACACGCCCTCTACGAGTGGAACTACGCGAAGCAGTTACTCGCGGTCCAGTCGGGCGGCAGTCCGGTCGACCGGGCTGACGGCGGTTCTCCCACGACGGACGCCGACGCCGACCCGCGGGACCCGTCCGTCTTCACCGAGGAGTATCTGCTCGAACGCCCCCTCTTGCGGGCGCTCCGCGCCGACGCCGACCGCCCGCCGGTGCTCCTCGTCGACGAGATAGACCGCGCGGACGACGAGTTCGAGGCGCTCCTCCTCGAAGTCCTCTCGGACTTTCAGGTGTCGGTGCCGGAACTCGGCACCGTCCGAGCGGAGCGCCCGCCCGTCGTCGTCGTCACCTCCAACCGCACCCGGGCGCTGAGCGACGCGCTCAAGCGCCGCTGTCTGTACCTGCACGTCTCGCCGCCGTCCTTCGAGAAGGAGACGGCCATCCTCGAACGGAAGGTGCCCGAACTGGACGGACTGGTGGCGAGCGAACTCGCGGCGATGGCCGCGCGACTCCGCGAGGAACCGCTCCGGAAGCCGCCGGGGGCGGCAGAGACCATCGACTGGGCGCGGGCCGTCGCCGCCCTCCGCGACGGAGGCGGGGACGGCGCCGTCGGTACCGCCGACGCCGGTTCCGCCGCGGACGCCGACGGACCCGGAACCGACGGCGAACTGGCCCCCGAGACGGTCCGCAACACGCTCGGCTGTCTGCTGAAGGAGGTCGAGGACGTCGAACGGGTGGACGACCGCCTCTTGGAGGAACTGCTGGCGGCGGCCGAGCGAGCGAGGTCGGAGGCGTGA